A segment of the Bordetella flabilis genome:
GGACCAGCAGCGCGGTCGCCAGCGCGTCCGCCTGCATGCAGCCGCCGTGCAGCACGGACACCGACGCCACGCCATTGTCCACGGCAAGGCCCGTGCGCGGGTCCAGCGTGTGCGCATGGCGGCGCCCCTGGTGCATGAAATAGCGTTGGTAATCGCCCGAGGTGGCCAGCGCGGCGTCGCCCAGGCTCAGGGCCAGCGCGGGACGCCCATCCTCCGGGCTTTCGATGCCCACCCGCCAGGGCTGGCCATCGGGGCGCTTGCCTCGCGCGCGCAGTTCACCCCCCACCTCGACCAGGTAATGCCGCAAGCCCAATGCATCGAGCGCTTTCGCTGCAGCGTCGACGCCATAACCCTTGGCGATGGACGAAAGGTCGAGCATGACGCCGCCCGGCTGCCAGATGCGCTGCGCCGATTCGTCCAGCCGCAGCGCCCGCCAGCCCGCGTCGCTGCGCCATTGCCCGAGCCAGGCCGGATCCGGGGGGCGCGCACCGGGTGGGCGGGACGCCTGTCGCGTGTCCTGGTGTGCACCGCGCGGGCCGAACCCCCAGGCCTCGGCCAGGGCTCCCGCCGCGGGATCGTAGGCGCCTTGTGTTTCCTCCGCCAGCCAGAGCGCATAGCGCATCACTTCGAAAAATGCGGCGGGGACGCGGTACCAGCCCTGCAAGGCGCGATTGAAGCGCGACAGGTCTGTATCGTTTTCCCAATGGCTCATCTGGGCCACGACGTCGTCCAGGGCGGCCTGGATCGCATGTCGTGCCCCGTGTTGCGTGACGCCTGGCGGCAGCAGCAGCCGAGCCGACCATGTGGTTCCCATCGTCGCGCCGGCCGGCGCGGCCGGCCGCGCCGGCGCCGGCGTGGGCGCGCGGACCGCCATGTGGTCCTGCGCCCGCGGCTGCACGAGCCGCTGCCAGCGCGCCGCTGTCGGCACGTCACTCAAGGTTGCAGGACTTCCAGGGTCGCCGCGTACATCAGGCGCCGCTTGCTGGCTTGCGGGACGCTGACTTTGTCGTCCTGGGCGTCGGCTTGCAGCCAGTACAGGCCCGGGGCGGGCCAGGTGATCCTGACGAGCCCGTCCTTGTCCGTCTTCAACGCGATTTCGCCGGTCCGGTCGCGATAGCGGCCGCCGGCCGGCACGACCGTGACTTCATGGCCCGCCGCGGGCCGGCCATCCAGGCGCAGTTCGAAGGTCGCCGGTTCCCCGCTGAACAAGTCGTTGGGGTGCGTGACAGGAACCAGTTCCAATCCCTTTCCCACGGGCGGGAGCGGCGTGGGCTTGCCTTGCGTGACGAAGGTTTCCACGCGTCCCAGGCTCTGGACCACTTCGAGGTCCTGGGCCTGCGCGGGGATGGCCTGGGCCAGGCCATCGGGTTTGCCCACATAGCGTTTCGTCTGGCCGTCCTGCTTCCAGCGCGCGAATACCCCGTCGTTGACCACGGCGATGCGGTAAGTGCCCTGCTGGGCCAGCGGCACGTCGAAGGTGCTGCGCAGCTTGCCGCGGCCGACGTTTTCCGGCGTGACGGCGGCACCGGCCGGACCCGCGATCTGCAGGCCGTCCAGGCGCAGCGGCGCATGGTTGAAATAGAACTTGTCATTGCCGACGGCGGCATCGACGGTGACCCAGCCGGTGTCGCCGGACAGGACGGTGGAGGAGGGCACGATCCACATGTCATGGGCCCGCGCCGCCATGGGCAGGGACATCGCGGCGGACAGGAGGAAGGCGGCTGCCAGGGTCTTGCGGTGGGGAAGCATCATGGTCGCGGGTCTCAAGGCTGCAATTTCATGGCGATTTCACCCAATTCGTGCTCGCCGCTGGCGCGCAGGGGCTGGGGCTGCGGCTGGCGCGGCGGCCAATCGAAGGGAATGCGCACCAGTTCCCGGCCGCCTACTTCGCGGGCCGCTTCGACGGCCAGCACATATGCGCCGGGCTGCAAGGTCGCGAGCGGCGCGGCGTTGGCATCGAAGCGCAGCACCTGCCGTCCCGCCGGACGCGTCGCACCGCTGACGCCGTCCACCGGGAATTGCTGGGTGCGGCCGCTGCGGCGCCACCACTGGCGCATGTCCTTCAGCCATTCCGTGCCTTCGTTGTTCTTCTTGGCCACGTCGTACCACACCGCCAGGTCCGCGACGGCCTGCTGGTCCGGACGTTCCAGCCAGATCGCGACATAGGGACGGTGGTATTCGGAGACCTCGAGCCGCGGGATCTCCACGGTCAGTTCCATGCCGCCGGCGTGGGCGAGCCGACCGAAGAGCCCGGCCAGCAAGGCAGGCAGTACAAGCTTGCGCATGACGATGTTCCTGATGCGGAAAACGATTCAATGGATGAAGGTGGCGGCCAGCAGCACGGGCACCAGCACGCCCAGTCCTACCATGGGCCAGGTGGCGCGCCGATGACCCGCGTGCAGCTTGAGCAGCAGCAGCCCCGTCAGCGAGAAGACCAGACAGGCCAGGGCGAATACGTCGATGAACCAGCTCCAGGCCGTCCCGGCGTGCCGGCCCTTGTGCAAATCGTTCAGGTACGCGATGGCGCCGCGATCGGTGCGCTCGTACTCGACATGGCCGCTTTCCATGTCCACGGCCATCCACGCGTCGCCGCCCGGCCGCGGCAGGGATATGTAGAGTTCGCTGCTGGACCATTCGGCCCCATCAGACGGCACGCGGGTATCGAAGCGCTCGCTCAGCCACTGCGCGACGCCGTCGGGCAACGGCCGCGACACCTTGTTGCGCCGGGATGCCGGGGAGGATGGCGTGCCGCTTCCCGCGCCCGCCGCCGATGGTGCGCCTGCGGCGGCGTGCAGGCTGCGCAGAAGGTCGCCGGGCAGGTCGGCTTGCGCCGAGACCACGCGCGGCCGTGATTCGATCAGCCCGGCATTGTTGAGCGTCCAGCCGGTGATCGCGAACGCCAGCATGCCCAGCAGGCACAGCGCCGAGCTGATCCAGTGCCATTGGTGCAGCTTCTTCAGCCAATAGGCGCGGCGGCTTGGAGCAGGGCGGGCAGTCATGTTCGGCAGTCGAAAAAGACGCCGAACATTAACAGAAATGAGAATCTATATCAATTGTGGGCGCTGACGGCACCCCGCGTTCAAGCGCGGGTAATTGACGATGCCGCTGCAGAACGCGCTGAAGCATCGCGCTTTCATGCGTTCGGCAGCCGTGAAGTTCGCACTTCGCCATCGTCAACGAGGACCGATATCAGCGGCCTCCAATCACCTCCGGGTTCACCAGGTTGACAGGCTTGCCGGCGCAGAAGGCATTGATGTTGTCGAACGCCGTGCCGAAATAGGCTTCGTAGTTGTCCCGCTCGACGAAGCCCAGGTGCGGCGTGCACAGCGCGTTGTCCAGATGCAGCAGCGGGTGGTCGGCGCCCAGCACGGGTTCGGATTCGAAGGTGTCGACGGCGGCGTAGCCCGGGCGGCCCTGCCGCAGCGCCACTTCCAGGGCGCCGGGCGCGATCAGTTCGGCGCGGCTCGTATTGACCAGCAGCGCATCCGGCTTCATGCGCGCCAGGTCGTCGGCGCCGATGACGCCGCGCGTGGCCTGACCCAGCCGCAGGTGCAGGGTGACGACGTCGCTGTCCGCGAAGAAGGTCTCGCGCGTGGGGGCGACATCGATACCGTCGGCGCGCGCGCGTGCGGTGGATTCGGGGCCGCCCCACACCCATACGCGCATGCCGAAGGCACGTCCGTAATCGACCACCTGGCGGCCGATGCGGCCATAGCTCCACACGCCCAGGCGCTGCCCGCGCAATTCCTGGCCGAGCGTGTGCTGCCATTGCCCGGCGCGCAGGCGATTCGCTTCCGCCACCAGATGGCGGCGGCTGGCCAGCATCAGCGCCCAGGCCAGTTCGGCCGTGGCCGCGCCGGAACCCGAGCCCTCCGCCACCGCGACGCCGTGCGCGGTGCACGCGGCGATATCGATGTGCGGCGCCGTTTTGCCGATCTGGCTGACCAGGCGCAACCTGGGCAGGCGGCGCAGCAATTCCTCGCCCAGGCGGGTGCGTTCGCGCGTCAGCACGATGCAGTCGGCGTCCTGGAAACGCCGGGCAAGGGTGTCGATATCCTTGACCGTATCGTGAAAGATCGTGACGTCGTGCCCGGCAAGCCTGGCATAGCAGGCGAGCCCGCGCACGCAGTCCTGGTAGTCGTCCGGTATGGCGATATGCATGGTGCGCTTACGCAAAAAGTGAGCGGCCTTGGCGGGGCCGGTTATCCGATGGAAATGTGCAGCCGGCCGATGGTCTGTTTCCATCCCACCAGGTCGTCGTGGATCAGCGTGGCGAACGCCGGCGGCGGCATGCCCCCCGGATCGATGCCGACGGACGCAAGGTAGCGCTTGGCTTCGTCGCTGTTGAGCGCGTCGCGCACGGCGTCGTACAGGGCCTGCCTGGCGGGCGCGGGCGTGCCGGCCTTGACGAGGGCGCCGTACCAGGCATGGATATCGAAGCCGGGGTAGCCCGACGCGGCGATCGTCGGCACTTCCGGCAGGGCCCGCGCTCCCGCGGCAGGGGCCACCGCCAGCGCGCGCACCTTGCCGGCGCGCAGGTAGGGCAGCAAGGTCGGAACGTCGAGGAACATGAACTGCAGCCGGCCGGCCAGCAGATCGGTCAAGGCGGGCGCCGCGCCGCGGTAGGGGACGTGCGTCACGTCCAGGCCCGCGCGGTCGGCGAACAGCGCGCCCGCCAGGTGTGCGGACGTACCGTTGCCCGAGGAGCCGTAACTCAGCGCGCCGGGCCGGGACTTCGCGGCCTTCACCAGATCGGCCAGCGTGTGCGCCGGATCGTCCTCCCGCACCACGAGAACATGGGGGATGAAGCCGACCACGGTGATCGGGTCGAAGTCCTTTTCCGCGTCGTAGGGCACCGACGACATCAGCGCCGGCGTGGTCACCAGCGTGATGGACGAGAGCACCACCGTGGTCCCGTCCTCCGGCGCGCTGCTGACCGCATTCAAGGCCACGATCCCGCCGCCGCCCGGGCGGTTGTCCACGACCACCGAGCGCTTCAGCGACGGGCTCATGACCTTGCCGATCAGGCGGCCCAGACTGTCGACCGGCCCGCCGGGCGCGAAGGGCACGATCAGCCGCAAAGGCTTGTCGGGGAGCGCGGCAGGCGTGGCGGCCAGCGTGGCGCGCGATACCCAGGGCGCCGTCATCGCTGCGGCGGCGGCCGCCAGCAGGCGACGGCGTGATAGGGATGCGTTCATTCTTGTCTCCGTGGACGGAAGGGCGCGGCAGCACGCCGTGCCGCGCACGCGTGCCGGCGTGCGCGACCTGCGTCGCACCTTGGGCGTTGTGCGGGGCACGTGGCGGGGGCGTCGTGCGTTGTGCGGGCCAGTGTAGAGGAAGACCGGCGGCGGGCGCCGTGGGTATTTCCATTGGGTGGAAATGCTGGGGCGCCGTGCCCAGCAGGAAGACCGTGCATGCGTATGGGCGTGGCCGCGCCGCGCCCGCTAGAATGGGTGCATGACGCTCGCGACGCCAACGACGGTTCCCGCTACGCCCGATACGCTCGCCCTGCGCATCGAGGGGCTGCACAAACGCTACAACGGCCGCCCCATCGTGCAGGATCTTTCCTTTTTCCTGCGCCGTGGCGAATGCTATGGACTGCTGGGTCCGAACGGGGCCGGCAAGACCACGACGCTGCGCACCTTGCTGGGGCTTACGCCTTTCGATCGCGGCCATATCGATGTGCTCGGCCACCCGGTGCCCGCGCAGGCACGCATCGCCCGCATGGGCGTGGGCGTGGTCCCCCAGATGGATAACCTGGACCCCGATTTCACCGTGGCCGAGAACCTGCTCGTCTTCGGCCGCTATTTCGGGCTGCGCGATGCGCAGATCCGCGCCCGCATCCCGGCGCTGCTCGAATTCGCCGCGCTGACGGCGAAGGCGCAGGCGCGCATCACGGAGTTATCCGGCGGGATGAAGCGGCGGCTGACGCTGGCGCGCGCCATGATCAACGACCCCGATCTCATCGTGATGGACGAGCCCACCACCGGGCTGGACCCGCAGGCGCGCCATCTGATCTGGGAGCGCCTGAAGGCGCTGCTGGCGCGCGGCAAGACCATCCTGCTGACGACGCACTTCATGGACGAGGCGGAGCGGCTCTGCGATCGCCTGGGGGTGCTCGACCAGGGACGCATGATCGCCGAAGGCACGCCGCGTGCATTGATCGACCGGCACGTCGAGCCGCAGGTGGTGGAGGTCTACGGCGACGCGCTGCAGTCATGGCTGGACCGCCACCGCGCCACCCTGGCCGCGCGTGTCGAAGTCAGCGGCGAGACGGCATTCTGCTATACCGGCGATGCCGAGCCGATCGTCCGTACCCTGCGCGCCACGCCCGGATTGCGCTATCTGCACCGTCCGGCGAACCTGGAGGACCTGTTCCTGCGCCTGACCGGCCGCGATATGCGCGAGGACACCTAGTGCCGGTCCACATTGGAAGGAATCCCACATGAGCGTCGACCCCGTCGCCTCCCAGGCTGCGGCCGTTCCGCCTGCCGCCGCGCGACCGCTGTGGCACTGGCCATGGCTGACCGCGCGCAGCTTCGCCGTCGTGCGGCGCAATTTCCTGGTGTGGCGCAAGACCGCGCTGACCACGATATTGGGCGATGTGCTGGACCCGATGGTCGCGCTGCTCGCGCTGGGCTACGGACTGGGATCGATGCTGCCCGGCGTCGACGGCGTGCGGTATGTGACGTATCTGTCCGCCGGCTCGATCTGCGTGGGCGCGCTGTACGGGGCAACCTTCGAGGCGACTTACAACGCCTTTTCGCGCCTGCAGATCCAGCGCACCTGGGATGCCATGCTCAATACGCCGCTGAGCCTGGACGACGTGGTGTGGGCCGAGATACTGTGGGCGGCCGCCAAGGCGATAAAGAGCGGCATCGCGATCCTGGTCGTGGTGGTGGCATTGGATATTTCGCGCGCGGCCACGTTGGCATGGGTGCCGCTGGTGCTGGTGCTCCTGGGCCTGGTGTTCGCCGGCATGGCCATGATCGTCAGCGCGCTGGCGCGGGGCTATGACTTCTTCATGTATTACTTCACCCTGGGCGTGACGCCCATGGTGTTCCTGTCCGGCGTGTTCTTTCCCGTATCCCAATTGCCGGCACCCCTGGTCGCCGTCATGCAGTGGTTGCCGCTGTCGCCCGCGGTGGACATCGTGCGGCCGCTGGTATTGGGCAAGGCACCGCCCGACCTGGGGTGGAATCTGCTTCAGCTGGGCGTCAGCGCGGTGTTGGCGATCTGGCTCGCGGCGGTGTTGATGCGGCGGCGTTTATTGCGATAATCGGGCCTTTCTTTTCGCGCGCGCCGCGCCCCCATCATGCTGCCCATGCTTGCCCCCCTGAACTTCATAGCGATCGGCATTGGCGCCGCGCTGGGCGCGTGGCTGCGCTGGCTGCTGGGCCTATCCCTCAATGCGGGCGGCTGGCCTTGGGGCACGCTCGCCGCCAATCTGGTGGGTGGATACCTGATCGGCGTGCTTGTCGCGCTGGTCGGTTCTCATCCGGACTGGCCGGCCTGGGTGAGGCTGGCATGCATTACCGGCTTTCTTGGCGGACTCACGACCTTTTCGACGTTCTCGGCCGAAACCGTGGCCTTCCTGGAAGAGGGCGCCGCCTGGACCGCGTTGGGCTACGCCGGGGTCAGCCTTGCGGGCTCGCTGCTGTTGACGGCAGCCGGCTTGTACACGGTCCGCGTGCTGCTGTAGCCGGCTCGCGCCATCACCCCGCCTCCTCAGCCCGCGCCCATGATCCATGCCGCGGCGCGCTGGCCGCTGCGCACCGCGCCTTCCAGCACGCCGGGATAACCGGTATCGGTCCAGTCGCCGGCCAGCCCCAGCGTGCGCCACGGCGTGGCCTGGCCGGCACGCGGCAAGCCCGGGAGCGCCATGAAGGTCGCGCGCCTGTCGATCAGCAGGGTGGCGTCCAGCACCTCCGGCATGGGGGGCAAGCCGCCGCGCGCCGCCTGCTCGCGCAACTGCACCATCAACGCATCGATGACCTGCTGCCGGTCGCGCGCAGCGAGGCTTGCCGCGGCGCTTGCGACGACGGCGATCTCGCCCGGTCCATCCGCGGCACCCGCGAGCCAGGCACGGTCGAATACCCACTGGCCGTCCTGTCCTTCGGCGGGATAGTCATGCAGCATCATCATCGGCTGCGGCAGCGGCCAGGGCTGCGCCAATCGCAGTGTCAGCGTGGCAATGGGGGAATGCGGTATATCGGCCAGTCCGGCGGCGAACTGGGCCGCCCGGCCCTGCGCCAGCACGCGCGCGGCGGCCGCGGGCGGCACGGCCAGCACCGCTGCGTCGTAGCGCGTACCGTCGACCACGATGCCGCCATCGTCGGGATCCACGGCCCTGACGGCATGGCCATACCGCATGCGGCACGTCGCCGCGGCCGCATCCGGCCATAGCGCGGAAAGATCGACGCGGGGCACCAGGATGTCGGAGGCGGCGCGCCTGCCGGCCAGGCTGTCGCGCAGGACATGGGCGTAGAGCTGCGCGCAGGCCTGCCCCGGCGCCGTATTCAGGGCCGCCAGACAAAGCGGTTCCCACAGCAGTCGTATGACGCCGGCCGGTTGGCGCAGCCGGTCCAGCAGCCTGGCGACGGTCTCGCCGGCGGGCACGCGCCAGCGGTCCGCCCGCAGGCGCCGCATCAGCCGCAGTGCCGCGCGGCGGTCCCGCCACGCGAGCCCGCGGGCCGTCAGCAGGCCCCAGGCCGCATGCCAGGGCGCCGGCAGGCGCGGCGCCGCCAGGCGGAAGCCGCCATCCAGGCTGGCGAGGCGCAGGGGCAGGCGCGCCAGCAGGGTCTCGGGATCCCGGCCCAGCCGGCGCATCAAGGCCAGCGTATCGGCGTAGGCGCCCAGCAGGATGTGCTGGCCGTTATCCAGCGGTAGCGCGCCGCCTTCGCGCGGCACCCGGCGCGCCCGGCCGCCCGGCGTGCGGCCGGCCTCGTACACGGTGACCTCCCAGCCGGCATCGCGCAAGGCCACGGCGGCCGACAGGCCCGCCCAGCCGGCTCCGACGACGGCGGCTTTCACCGTGACAGCCGCCGCACGAGCCCCCGTCCGCCGCTCACCCAGGTCTTCCAGGCCAGCCATAGCTTGCGCACGGGCGTCAGGGAGATCCGCTGATGCAGCACCTGCCAGTCGTCACGCTCGATTTCGTCGAGCAGCGCGTGGTAGATGGCGGCCATCATCAGGCCGGGACGCTGGGCCCGCCGATCGGCCTCGGGCAGGGCGGTCATGGCCTCCCGGTACAGTCCACGCGCCCGTTCAGCCTGGAAGGCCATCAAGGCGCTGAAGGCGGGGGAATACCTGCCGTCCAGGATGTCCGCCGCCTTGACGCCGAACTGCTGCAGCTCGTTGACCGGCAGGTAGATGCGGCCGCGGCGGGCGTCGTCGCCGACGTCGCGGATGATGTTGGTCATCTGGAAGGCGAGGCCCAGCTTTTCGGCATACTGGAGCGTGGCGGGATCGGTATGGCCGAAGATCGCAGCGGACATTTCACCGATGACGCCCGCCACGTGCCAGCAGTATTTGCGCAGCCCCGGCCAGTCCAGGTAGCGCGTCTGGTCGAGGTCCATTTCCATGCCGTCGATGACGGCCAGGAGGCGCTCACGGGTGATGCCATATGCCTCCAGGTGGGGCGCCAGCGCGCGCGTGACGGGGTGGCTGGCCGCGCCGCCGTACATTTTGTCGACCTCGGTACGCCACCAGGCCAGCTTGATGCGCGCCACGGAGACATCGGTGCATTCGTCCACCACATCGTCGACCTCGCGCCCGAAGGCGTACAGCGCGGTGATGGCGCGCCGGCGCTCCGGCGGCAGGAAGAGGAAGGCGTAGTAGAAGCTGGACCCGCTCTTGGCGGCCTTGTCCTGGCAGTATTCGTCGGGAGTCATTTCAGGTGCAAGCGCGCCACAGCATGACGCCCCAATCCTTGGCGCCCAATTGAGGGCGGTTCATGAACACGTCATAGCGTGCCATTTCGATGCGTTCCAGTATACGCAGGCCGCCTTGGACCACCAGCCGCAATTCCAGGCCGATACGGCCGGGAAGGCGGCGGGCCAGCGGCGCGCCGCAGTTTAACAGCGCGCGGGTGGCTTCGATGCGCTCGGCCATCAGGGCCGTCCATTGCGGCGACAGGCGGCAGGCGGCGATGTCATCCTCCGTGACGCCATGGCGGCGCATCGCATCCAGCGGCAGGTAGATGCGGTCCTTGCGATGATCCACCCGGACGTCCTGCCAGAAATTGACCAACTGCAATCCGCTGCAGATGGCATCGGCGTCGCGCAGGTTGTCCGGCGTCACGGCGCCATACAGATGCAGCATCAGCCGTCCGACCGGATTGGCCGAACGCGCGCAGTAGTCCAGCAGAGCGGGCATGTCGGCATAGCGCTTGACGCTTACGTCCTGCTCGAAGGCGGACAGCAGATCGTAGAAGGGCGTGATCGGCAATTGATGCCGGGCGATGGTGGCCGCCAGGGGCTCGAAGATGGGCGCCAGCGCGGGCGCCGGCCCCGCATCGCTGCGCGCGCCGGAGGCGATCCAGTGCAACTGCGCCCGGTAGGCCGCCAATTGCTCCAGCCGCCAGGCGTCCTCCATGGCGCCTTCGTCGGCGATGTCGTCGGCGCTGCGGGCGAAACGATAAATGTCCGCGACGGCGCCGCGCAGGCGGCGCGGCAGCAGCAGGGAGGCGACGGGGAAGTTCTCGTAGTGGTCGACGGCCATGGCAGGATGTCCCGCGGTCCGCGCCGCGCAGGCGCTCGGCCTTGCGCGCGGCATGTGTAGCGGGCGTTGATGGGATCCCTATTTTAGAGGTGAGACGCCGGCCGGCCCGCGCGCACGATCGGGTAGACTTAGCGCCTCAGGATAGCCGCGATGCCACGACCGATTTCCGTCACTATTTCCGTCTCCGCACTGGCGCACAATCTTGGCGTGGTGCGCCAACATCTGGATCAGGCCACCGCCGCCGGCGCCGCGCGATCGGCAGGCACGCCCCGGGTGCCGCCGTCGATCTGGGCCGTCATCAAGGCGCATGGCTACGGGCACGGCATCGAGCAGGCCATGCAGGGCTTCGCCCAGGCGGATGGCCTTGCCATGCTCGATCTGGCCGAAGCCGCGCATTGCCGTGAATCGGGCTGGGGCAAGCCGCTCCTGCTGCTGGAAGGCTATTTCGAACCGGACGACCTGCATGTCGTCGATCGCCATCGCCTGACCACCGTCGTGCATTGCCAGCCCCAGCTCGACATGCTCGCCCGCTTCAGGCCGCAACATCCGCTGAATATCTTCCTCAAGCTCAACACGGGCATGAACCGCCTGGGATTCGAGCCGGGCGCCTATCGCCAGGCGTATCGCCACGCGCAGGAACTCCAGGCGCGCGGCGTGGTGGGCACGCTGGGCCGCATGACGCACTTCGCCAATGCGGACGGTCCGCAGGGCATCGCCGCGCAGCACGATGTGTTTCGACGTGTCGCCGGGGACCTGCCCGGCCCGGCCAGCGTGTGCAACTCCGCCGCGACCCTCCGCTATCCGGAAATCGCCGTGGCGGACAGCCCGGCGGCAAGCTGGGTGCGGCCGGGCATCTGCCTGTACGGCGCTTCGCCTTTCTTCGACACCGACGCGGCCTCCTTCGGCCTGCGTCCGGCCATGTCGCTGCGCTCGCGCATTATCGCGATCCAGGCCTTGCAGCCCGGCGATACCGTGGGCTACGGCAGTCTCTTCACCGCGCAGGCGCCGACCCGCGTCGGCGTCGTGGCGTGCGGCTATGCCGATGGCTATCCGCGCCATGCCGGCACGGGCACGCCGATTGTCGTGGAGGGCGTGCGCACGCGCGTGCTGGGCAGGGTGTCGATGGACATGCTGGCCGTGGACCTGACGCCCGTGCCGGACGCCAGCATCGGCGCGCCGGTTTCGCTGTGGGGCGCGGACGGTCCGTCCGTCGACGAAGTCGCCCAGGCGGCCGGCACCATCGGCTACGAACTGCTCTGCGCGCTGGCGCCGCGCGTGCCGGTGCGCACGACGCCCTGAAGCCCGCTTGCCGCCGTTGCCGACCCGTCCCGAGCGAGCCTGACGGCCGCCTGACCCCTGCCTGACCACCGCCTGACCGCGCTTACGAAAGACGAGACATCCGCTCCGGATGGTGGTCTACTTGGTGCTTTGCGGTAACCGGTACGTAGGTACGAAGGCAGGGTAGATCCATGAAAGATAAATGCGTCCTTGTGACGGGCGCGACCAAGGGGATTGGTTGGGCGCTGACACGACGTCTGGCTGACATGGGTTGTCATGTGGTGGGCATTGCCCGCAACACCAGCGACGTCGATTTTCCCGGCTATCTCTACGCCTGTGACCTCTCGGATGCCGGCACGACGGAAGAAGTGCTGCGCGAGATCCGCGAGAAATTTCCGGTCGACGCCGTGGTCAACAACGTCGGCCTGGTCCAGCCGCAGCCGCTGGGCGCCATCGAACTGGCCTCGCTCTTCAATGTGCTCGATCTGAACGTCCGCGTGGCCGTGCAGGTTGCGCAGGCCTTTGTCGAATCGATGAAGGCCCGCCGTTCCGGGCGCATCGTCAATGTGGTCAGCCGCGCCATCCATGGCGGCTACGACCGCACCAGCTATTCCGCGGCGAAGAGTGCCCTGGTGGGCTGTACGCATACCTGGGCGCTGGAGCTGGCGGAGTTCGGCATCACAGTCAATGCGGTCTCGCCTGGCCCCATCGAGACGGAACTGTTCCGTGCCAGCCGTCCGGTGGGCAGCGATGCGGAGAAACGCATGCTCGCGTCCATTCCCATGAGGCGTATCGGCAGTCCCGACGATGTGGCCGCGGCGATCACCTTCCTGCTGTCCGACGATGCCGGCTATATCACGGGCCAGGTGCTGGCGGTCGATGGCGGGGGCAGCGTCGCCGGCCGCTGACACGGCCTGCCGCATCCATGGCCGCCTTGCCGGTACACTGCCGGCATGGCCAAATCACGAACCGTCTATGTCTGCGCCGAATGTGGCGGCACCAGCCTGAAATGGCAGGGCAAATGCCCGCACTGCTCGGCCTGGAACACCCTTGAGGAAACCGTGGAAACCGCCGCCCCTGCGGCGGCGGCCGCGCATCGTTACGCGCCCCTGGTCGCGTCCAGTCCGGTGCGCAGCCTGGCCGACATCGAAGCGCGCGAAGTGCCGCGCCAGCCGACCGGGTTCGACGAGTTCGACCGCGTGCTGGGCGGCGGCCTGGTGGCCGGCGCGGTGGTGCTGATCGGCGGCGACCCCGGCATCGGCAAATCGACGCTGCTGCTGCAGGCATTGGCCTCGATGTCGGCGGCGTCCAACGTGCTGTATGTGACCGGCGAAGAATCCGCCGAGCAGGTGGCCCTGCGGGCGCGGCGCCTGGGGTTGTCCACCGGCAATGTCAATCTGCTGGCCGAGATCCGCCTGGAAGCCATCCAGGCCGCGGTGTCGGAGCAGAAGCCGGCGGTCGCGGTGATCGATTCGATCCAGACCCTCTACAGCGGGGAATTGACGGCCGCGCCGGGCTCGGTGT
Coding sequences within it:
- the hpnC gene encoding squalene synthase HpnC produces the protein MAVDHYENFPVASLLLPRRLRGAVADIYRFARSADDIADEGAMEDAWRLEQLAAYRAQLHWIASGARSDAGPAPALAPIFEPLAATIARHQLPITPFYDLLSAFEQDVSVKRYADMPALLDYCARSANPVGRLMLHLYGAVTPDNLRDADAICSGLQLVNFWQDVRVDHRKDRIYLPLDAMRRHGVTEDDIAACRLSPQWTALMAERIEATRALLNCGAPLARRLPGRIGLELRLVVQGGLRILERIEMARYDVFMNRPQLGAKDWGVMLWRACT
- the hpnE gene encoding hydroxysqualene dehydroxylase HpnE — encoded protein: MKAAVVGAGWAGLSAAVALRDAGWEVTVYEAGRTPGGRARRVPREGGALPLDNGQHILLGAYADTLALMRRLGRDPETLLARLPLRLASLDGGFRLAAPRLPAPWHAAWGLLTARGLAWRDRRAALRLMRRLRADRWRVPAGETVARLLDRLRQPAGVIRLLWEPLCLAALNTAPGQACAQLYAHVLRDSLAGRRAASDILVPRVDLSALWPDAAAATCRMRYGHAVRAVDPDDGGIVVDGTRYDAAVLAVPPAAAARVLAQGRAAQFAAGLADIPHSPIATLTLRLAQPWPLPQPMMMLHDYPAEGQDGQWVFDRAWLAGAADGPGEIAVVASAAASLAARDRQQVIDALMVQLREQAARGGLPPMPEVLDATLLIDRRATFMALPGLPRAGQATPWRTLGLAGDWTDTGYPGVLEGAVRSGQRAAAWIMGAG
- the alr gene encoding alanine racemase, translated to MPRPISVTISVSALAHNLGVVRQHLDQATAAGAARSAGTPRVPPSIWAVIKAHGYGHGIEQAMQGFAQADGLAMLDLAEAAHCRESGWGKPLLLLEGYFEPDDLHVVDRHRLTTVVHCQPQLDMLARFRPQHPLNIFLKLNTGMNRLGFEPGAYRQAYRHAQELQARGVVGTLGRMTHFANADGPQGIAAQHDVFRRVAGDLPGPASVCNSAATLRYPEIAVADSPAASWVRPGICLYGASPFFDTDAASFGLRPAMSLRSRIIAIQALQPGDTVGYGSLFTAQAPTRVGVVACGYADGYPRHAGTGTPIVVEGVRTRVLGRVSMDMLAVDLTPVPDASIGAPVSLWGADGPSVDEVAQAAGTIGYELLCALAPRVPVRTTP
- the hpnD gene encoding presqualene diphosphate synthase HpnD, which translates into the protein MTPDEYCQDKAAKSGSSFYYAFLFLPPERRRAITALYAFGREVDDVVDECTDVSVARIKLAWWRTEVDKMYGGAASHPVTRALAPHLEAYGITRERLLAVIDGMEMDLDQTRYLDWPGLRKYCWHVAGVIGEMSAAIFGHTDPATLQYAEKLGLAFQMTNIIRDVGDDARRGRIYLPVNELQQFGVKAADILDGRYSPAFSALMAFQAERARGLYREAMTALPEADRRAQRPGLMMAAIYHALLDEIERDDWQVLHQRISLTPVRKLWLAWKTWVSGGRGLVRRLSR
- the crcB gene encoding fluoride efflux transporter CrcB, whose product is MPMLAPLNFIAIGIGAALGAWLRWLLGLSLNAGGWPWGTLAANLVGGYLIGVLVALVGSHPDWPAWVRLACITGFLGGLTTFSTFSAETVAFLEEGAAWTALGYAGVSLAGSLLLTAAGLYTVRVLL
- a CDS encoding ABC transporter permease, yielding MSVDPVASQAAAVPPAAARPLWHWPWLTARSFAVVRRNFLVWRKTALTTILGDVLDPMVALLALGYGLGSMLPGVDGVRYVTYLSAGSICVGALYGATFEATYNAFSRLQIQRTWDAMLNTPLSLDDVVWAEILWAAAKAIKSGIAILVVVVALDISRAATLAWVPLVLVLLGLVFAGMAMIVSALARGYDFFMYYFTLGVTPMVFLSGVFFPVSQLPAPLVAVMQWLPLSPAVDIVRPLVLGKAPPDLGWNLLQLGVSAVLAIWLAAVLMRRRLLR
- a CDS encoding SDR family oxidoreductase; the protein is MKDKCVLVTGATKGIGWALTRRLADMGCHVVGIARNTSDVDFPGYLYACDLSDAGTTEEVLREIREKFPVDAVVNNVGLVQPQPLGAIELASLFNVLDLNVRVAVQVAQAFVESMKARRSGRIVNVVSRAIHGGYDRTSYSAAKSALVGCTHTWALELAEFGITVNAVSPGPIETELFRASRPVGSDAEKRMLASIPMRRIGSPDDVAAAITFLLSDDAGYITGQVLAVDGGGSVAGR